A single genomic interval of Pseudoalteromonas ulvae UL12 harbors:
- the galU gene encoding UTP--glucose-1-phosphate uridylyltransferase GalU has product MKVQKAVLPVAGLGTRMLPATKATPKEMLPLVDKPLIQYVVNEAVAAGIKEIVLVTHASKNAIENHFDTSFELEATLEARVKRSLLDEVRSIVPKDVTIISVRQSAPLGLGHAVLAARPIVGDAPFAVLLPDVIIDQYKSNLKTDNLAQMINRFEQTGANQIMVEPVPHELVNQYGVVDLKGAVISAGDNAVISDMVEKPAIDEAPSNLAITGRYVLSQAIWDLLEFTPPGAGGEIQLTDALHQLRLLETIEAYHLKGKSHDCGSKIGYMLANVEYAMQCCSLGDDFKAGLHSLLAIENAKVNSKQTDNA; this is encoded by the coding sequence ATGAAAGTTCAAAAAGCTGTTCTCCCTGTTGCAGGCTTAGGCACGCGCATGTTGCCAGCAACCAAAGCCACGCCAAAAGAAATGCTACCACTGGTTGATAAACCACTTATCCAGTATGTCGTCAACGAAGCCGTTGCTGCGGGCATTAAAGAAATTGTATTAGTCACCCACGCTTCAAAAAACGCCATCGAAAACCACTTTGATACCAGCTTTGAGTTAGAGGCCACGCTAGAAGCTCGCGTAAAACGTAGCCTCTTAGACGAAGTACGCTCAATAGTACCAAAAGATGTCACTATTATTTCAGTGCGCCAATCTGCACCACTGGGTTTAGGCCATGCTGTATTAGCCGCGCGCCCCATTGTTGGCGACGCACCGTTTGCGGTACTGTTACCTGATGTCATCATCGATCAATACAAATCAAATTTAAAAACCGACAACCTTGCACAAATGATCAATCGTTTTGAGCAAACGGGCGCCAACCAAATTATGGTTGAGCCAGTCCCGCACGAGTTAGTGAATCAGTATGGTGTCGTCGATTTAAAGGGTGCTGTAATTTCTGCAGGTGACAACGCTGTCATATCTGATATGGTTGAAAAACCCGCCATCGACGAAGCACCAAGTAACTTAGCCATTACTGGCCGTTATGTATTGTCGCAAGCGATTTGGGATTTACTTGAATTTACCCCACCAGGCGCTGGCGGCGAAATTCAACTCACCGATGCATTGCATCAGTTACGTTTGCTCGAAACCATCGAAGCCTACCACTTAAAAGGTAAGTCGCACGATTGCGGCTCAAAAATTGGTTACATGCTGGCAAACGTAGAATACGCCATGCAGTGCTGTTCATTAGGTGATGACTTCAAAGCAGGTTTACACAGCCTACTGGCCATCGAAAACGCCAAAGTAAACAGCAAACAAACTGATAACGCCTAA